CCTGGTGGGCGATCACGTCGTCATCATCAACAACGTGGGCCTCACGGGTCATGTCACCGTGGAAGACCGCGCCACCATCGGCGGCTTCTCGGGCGTTCATCCCTTCGCGCGGGTCGGCACCTACGCGTATATCGGAGGTTGCTCCAAGGTGAACCAGGACGTGCCACCGTTTACCATGGTAGACGGCAACCCCGCCACCGCCCGAGGGGTGAACGTGGTCGGGATGCGACGCGGCGGTATCGACGGTGATGCCCGTGGCCAGGTGCGGGCGGCTTTTCGGCTACTCTATCGCTCAGGGTTGGGCCCCGGGGCGGCCACGGCACGCATCAAGGCGGAACTCGGAGAGCACCCGCTCGTCGGGCGTCTCGTCGAGTTCATCGAAGGCTCACGCCGGGGCATCGTCCCGGCCGGCTGGGTCGCCGAGGCCACCGAGGGCGGCGCCTGGCCAGAGGAGCGCGTGTGGTGATCGGGGACGGACAGGGCAGAACGCGGGCCGGGGTGGTCGGGGCCGGCCATATGGGCCAGTATCATATCCTGGCCCTGGCCGAGCTCTGGGACGTGGACCTGGTGGCCATCTGCGACACGGATGCCGAGCGGGCGAGCAGCGTGGCGGCCCAGTATTCCCTCCGGGCGGTCCCCACGCACCACGAGCTCGCGGGTCTGGTGGACATCGCCACCGTGGCCGTCCCCACTGATCGGCACTTCGACGTGGCGCGAGATCTGCTGGAGGCCGGCGTCGACGTGCTCGTCGAGAAGCCGATGACCACGACGCTGGAGGAAGCCAAGGAGCTTTTCCGGATCGCGCGACAGCTGGGACGAGTCCTCCACGTGGGCCACGTGGAGCGG
The window above is part of the Candidatus Methylomirabilota bacterium genome. Proteins encoded here:
- the lpxA gene encoding acyl-ACP--UDP-N-acetylglucosamine O-acyltransferase; this translates as MAEATTIHPTAIVERAADIGAGTTVGPYSVIGPEVRVGPGAEIGAHVVLEGRVTIGARCRIGHGALIGGRPQDLKYRDGLPVGVEIGDDTTIREYVTIHRATHEGHATRVGQHCLIMVGTHIAHDCLVGDHVVIINNVGLTGHVTVEDRATIGGFSGVHPFARVGTYAYIGGCSKVNQDVPPFTMVDGNPATARGVNVVGMRRGGIDGDARGQVRAAFRLLYRSGLGPGAATARIKAELGEHPLVGRLVEFIEGSRRGIVPAGWVAEATEGGAWPEERVW